One Setaria viridis chromosome 3, Setaria_viridis_v4.0, whole genome shotgun sequence DNA window includes the following coding sequences:
- the LOC117850599 gene encoding MLO-like protein 1 isoform X1, with the protein MAAEGEAAALEYTPTWIVAAVCSIIVLLSLVAERFLHYIGKKLKKKNQKPLYEALLKVKEELMLLGFISLLLTVFQGMIQRTCIPAGWTDHMLPCQRLDVKAGEINATKEHFVAAGIIGKIRRRLLSESGAGADICLKKRKVPLLSVEAIHQLHIFIFVLAITHVIFSVTTMLLGGAQIHQWKQWENGIQKDDPGNGPKKVTDVHRHEFIKKRFKGIGKESIILSWLHSFGKQFYRSVSKSDYTTMRLGFIMTHCPGNPKFDFHRYMVRVLEADFKKVVGISWYLWVFVVIFLLLNVNGWHTYFWIAFLPLFLLLAIGTKLEHVIAQLAHDVAEKHTAIEGEVVVKPSDDHFWFGKPRVILFLIHFILFQNAFEIAFFFWILSTYGFDSCIMGQVRFIVPRLVIGVLIQLLCSYSTLPLYAIVTQMGSCYKKEIFNEHVQQGVLGWAQKVKMRKGLKGAANKAESTSNADSAGPSATIEMAKAGADVEAVGNTE; encoded by the exons atggcggcggagggggaggcggcggcgctggagtaCACGCCGACGTGGATCGTGGCGGCGGTCTGCTCGATCATCGTGCTGCTATCGCTCGTCGCCGAGCGGTTCCTCCACTACATCGGCAAG AAGCTCAAGAAGAAGAACCAGAAGCCGCTCTACGAGGCGCTGCTCAAGGTCAAAGAAG AGTTGATGCTTCTGGGGTTCATCTCCCTGCTGCTGACGGTGTTCCAGGGGATGATACAGAGGACATGCATCCCTGCCGGCTGGACGGACCACATGCTGCCATGCCAGAGGCTGGATGTGAAGGCTGGTGAGATTAACGCCACCAAGGAGCATTTTGTTGCTGCCGGGATCATTGGAAAGATCAGGAGGCGGCTGCTCAGTGAAAGCGGCGCTGGGGCTGACATCTGCCTGAAGAAG CGAAAAGTTCCACTTCTGTCCGTAGAAGCCATACATCAGCTGCACATTTTCATATTTGTTCTGGCTATCACGCATGTTATTTTCAGCGTTACAACTATGCTTTTGGGAGGTGCGCAG ATACACCAATGGAAACAGTGGGAGAATGGAATTCAGAAAGATGATCCTGGAAACG GTCCTAAGAAGGTAACCGATGTGCATCGTCACGAATTCATTAAGAAACGTTTTAAGGGTATTGGCAAAGAATCTATAATATTGAGTTGGCTG cATTCTTTTGGTAAGCAGTTTTATAGATCAGTGTCTAAATCAGACTACACTACAATGCGTCTTGGTTTTATCATG ACTCACTGCCCTGGAAACCCAAAATTTGATTTCCATAGATACATGGTGAGGGTTTTAGAGGCTGATTTTAAGAAAGTAGTAGGCATAAG CTGGTACTTGTGGGTCTTCGTGGTGATATTTCTGTTGCTGAATGTTAATG GTTGGCATACATACTTTTGGATTgccttccttccccttttt CTTCTGTTAGCTATTGGCACTAAGCTGGAGCACGTCATAGCTCAGCTAGCCCATGATGTAGCTGAGAAGCACACGGCGATTGAGGGTGAAGTGGTTGTAAAACCATCAGATGACCACTTCTGGTTCGGCAAGCCAAGGGTTATCCTTTTTCTAATCCACTTCATCCTGTTTCAGAATGCATTTGAGATTGCGTTCTTCTTCTGGATACTG AGCACTTATGGATTCGACTCATGCATCATGGGGCAAGTTCGTTTTATTGTGCCGAGGCTTGTTATCGG GGTTCTTATTCAGCTTCTCTGCAGTTACAGCACCCTGCCTCTGTACGCAATTGTAACACAG ATGGGGAGCTGCTATAAGAAGGAGATCTTCAACGAGCATGTGCAGCAGGGCGTCTTGGGCTGGGCGCAGAAGGTCAAGATGAGGAAGGGATTGAAGGGGGCTGCAAACAAGGCCGAATCGACTAGCAACGCCGATTCAGCAGGGCCTTCTGCTACGATTGAAATGGCGAAAGCTGGGGCGGACGTGGAGGCCGTTGGAAACACAGAGTGA
- the LOC117850599 gene encoding MLO-like protein 1 isoform X2 has product MAAEGEAAALEYTPTWIVAAVCSIIVLLSLVAERFLHYIGKKLKKKNQKPLYEALLKVKEELMLLGFISLLLTVFQGMIQRTCIPAGWTDHMLPCQRLDVKAGEINATKEHFVAAGIIGKIRRRLLSESGAGADICLKKRKVPLLSVEAIHQLHIFIFVLAITHVIFSVTTMLLGGAQIHQWKQWENGIQKDDPGNGPKKVTDVHRHEFIKKRFKGIGKESIILSWLHSFGKQFYRSVSKSDYTTMRLGFIMTHCPGNPKFDFHRYMVRVLEADFKKVVGISWYLWVFVVIFLLLNVNGWHTYFWIAFLPLFLLLAIGTKLEHVIAQLAHDVAEKHTAIEGEVVVKPSDDHFWFGKPRVILFLIHFILFQNAFEIAFFFWILSTYGFDSCIMGQVRFIVPRLVIGYFRYLILRLGSYSASLQLQHPASVRNCNTDGELL; this is encoded by the exons atggcggcggagggggaggcggcggcgctggagtaCACGCCGACGTGGATCGTGGCGGCGGTCTGCTCGATCATCGTGCTGCTATCGCTCGTCGCCGAGCGGTTCCTCCACTACATCGGCAAG AAGCTCAAGAAGAAGAACCAGAAGCCGCTCTACGAGGCGCTGCTCAAGGTCAAAGAAG AGTTGATGCTTCTGGGGTTCATCTCCCTGCTGCTGACGGTGTTCCAGGGGATGATACAGAGGACATGCATCCCTGCCGGCTGGACGGACCACATGCTGCCATGCCAGAGGCTGGATGTGAAGGCTGGTGAGATTAACGCCACCAAGGAGCATTTTGTTGCTGCCGGGATCATTGGAAAGATCAGGAGGCGGCTGCTCAGTGAAAGCGGCGCTGGGGCTGACATCTGCCTGAAGAAG CGAAAAGTTCCACTTCTGTCCGTAGAAGCCATACATCAGCTGCACATTTTCATATTTGTTCTGGCTATCACGCATGTTATTTTCAGCGTTACAACTATGCTTTTGGGAGGTGCGCAG ATACACCAATGGAAACAGTGGGAGAATGGAATTCAGAAAGATGATCCTGGAAACG GTCCTAAGAAGGTAACCGATGTGCATCGTCACGAATTCATTAAGAAACGTTTTAAGGGTATTGGCAAAGAATCTATAATATTGAGTTGGCTG cATTCTTTTGGTAAGCAGTTTTATAGATCAGTGTCTAAATCAGACTACACTACAATGCGTCTTGGTTTTATCATG ACTCACTGCCCTGGAAACCCAAAATTTGATTTCCATAGATACATGGTGAGGGTTTTAGAGGCTGATTTTAAGAAAGTAGTAGGCATAAG CTGGTACTTGTGGGTCTTCGTGGTGATATTTCTGTTGCTGAATGTTAATG GTTGGCATACATACTTTTGGATTgccttccttccccttttt CTTCTGTTAGCTATTGGCACTAAGCTGGAGCACGTCATAGCTCAGCTAGCCCATGATGTAGCTGAGAAGCACACGGCGATTGAGGGTGAAGTGGTTGTAAAACCATCAGATGACCACTTCTGGTTCGGCAAGCCAAGGGTTATCCTTTTTCTAATCCACTTCATCCTGTTTCAGAATGCATTTGAGATTGCGTTCTTCTTCTGGATACTG AGCACTTATGGATTCGACTCATGCATCATGGGGCAAGTTCGTTTTATTGTGCCGAGGCTTGTTATCGGGTATTTCAGATATTTAATTTTGAGGCTG GGTTCTTATTCAGCTTCTCTGCAGTTACAGCACCCTGCCTCTGTACGCAATTGTAACACAG ATGGGGAGCTGCTATAA